The Bos indicus x Bos taurus breed Angus x Brahman F1 hybrid chromosome 10, Bos_hybrid_MaternalHap_v2.0, whole genome shotgun sequence genome has a segment encoding these proteins:
- the LOC113899398 gene encoding olfactory receptor 4E1 translates to MEEAVLLNQTTVVTCFRLRGLSINQNVQMAAFAMFLVFYVLTLIGNILIVITIIDDHHLHTPMYFFLSNLSFIDVCHSTVTVPKMLIDTWSEEKLISFDACVTQMFFLHLFACTEIFLLTVMAYDRYVAICKPLQYMTVMSWKVCVLLAVALWTGGTIHSIALTSLTIKLPYCDPDEIDNFFCDVPQVIKLACTDTHIIEILIVSNSGLISVVCFVVLVVSYAVILVSLRQQISEGRRKALSTCAAHLTVVTLFLGHCIFIYSRPSTSLPEDKVMSVFFTAVTPLLNPIIYTLRNEDMKNALNKLMGRVKGREKK, encoded by the coding sequence ATGGAAGAGGCTGTTCTACTCAATCAAACAACTGTAGTGACATGTTTTCGGCTCAGAGGTTTATCTATCAATCAGAATGTGCAGATGGCTGCATTTGCCATGTTCCTTGTTTTCTATGTCCTGACACTGATTGGAAACATCCTCATCGTCATAACTATTATCGATGACCATCATCTCCATACCcccatgtatttctttctcagCAACCTATCCTTTATCGATGTGTGCCACTCCACCGTCACTGTCCCCAAGATGCTGATAGACACCTGGTCAGAGGAGAAGCTCATCTCCTTTGATGCCTGTGTAACTCAGATGTTCTTCCTGCACCTCTTCGCCTGCACAGAGATCTTTCTCCTCACTGTCATGGCTTATGATCGGTATGTGGCTATTTGCAAGCCCCTGCAGTACATGACAGTGATGAGCTGGAAAGTGTGTGTGCTGCTGGCTGTGGCCCTCTGGACAGGGGGTACTATCCACTCCATAGCGCTGACCTCGCTCACCATCAAGCTGCCCTACTGTGATCCTGATGAGATTGACAACTTCTTCTGTGATGTGCCTCAGGTGATCAAACTGGCCTGCACTGATACCCACATCATTGAGATTCTCATCGTCTCCAACAGTGGGCTGATCTCCGTGGTCTGTTTTGTGGTCCTTGTGGTGTCCTACGCAGTCATCCTGGTGAGTCTGAGGCAGCAGATCTCAGAAGGCCGGCGGAAGGCCCTGTCCACCTGTGCAGCCCACCTCACCGTGGTCACACTCTTTCTGGGACACTGCATCTTCATCTATTCCCGTCCATCCACCAGCCTCCCAGAGGACAAGGTGATGTCTGTGTTTTTCACCGCTGTCACACCCCTGCTGAACCCTATCATCTACACCCTTCGGAATGAAGACATGAAAAATGCCTTGAACAAGTTAATGGGGAGggtgaagggaagagaaaaaaaatga
- the LOC113899399 gene encoding olfactory receptor 1509, producing the protein MDALNQTRVTQFVFLGLTDNWVLEILFFMAFSVMYVLTLLGNILIMVTIVFTPRLHIPMYFFLSNLSFIDICHSSVTVPKMLEGLLLERKTISFDNCIAQLFFLHLFACAEIFLLTVMAYDRYVAICVPLHYPNVMDMRVCVQLVFALWLGGTIHSLVQTFLTFRLPYCGPNVIDSYFCDVPPVIKLACTDTYLTGMLIVSNSGTISLFCFLALVTSYMVILVSLRKQSAEGRRKALSTCSAHFMVVALFFGPCIFLYTHPDTNFSSDKVVSVFYTMVTPVLNPLIYTLRNEEVKNAMKRLRQRQVFSMKSCT; encoded by the coding sequence ATGGATGCTCTAAACCAAACAAGAGTGACTCAATTTGTCTTCTTGGGACTCACTGATAACTGGGTACTGGAGATATTATTTTTCATGGCATTCTCAGTCATGTATGTGCTAACCCTTTTGGGGAACATTCTGATCATGGTTACCATAGTCTTTACTCCACGTCTTCATAtccccatgtatttcttcctgagcaatctgtcctttattgacatCTGCCACTCATCTGTCACAGTGCCCAAGATGCTGGAGGGTTTGCTTTTGGAGAGGAAGACCATTTCCTTTGACAATTGCATTGCACAGCTCTTCTTCCTACATCTGTTTGCCTGTGCTGAGATCTTTCTGCTGACCGTTATGGCCTATGATCGTTATGTAGCCATCTGTGTGCCATTACACTACcccaatgtgatggacatgagggTCTGCGTACAGCTTGTCTTTGCTCTCTGGTTGGGGGGTACCATTCACTCACTGGTGCAGACCTTCTTGACCTTTCGCCTACCTTACTGTGGCCCTAATGTAATTGATAGCTACTTCTGTGATGTTCCTCCTGTCATCAAGCTGGCCTGCACAGATACATATCTCACAGGAATGCTGATTGTGTCCAATAGTGGAACCAtctccctcttctgttttctggctTTGGTCACCTCCTACATGGTCATCTTGGTTTCTCTTAGAAAACAGTCAGCTGAAGGGCGCAGGAAAGCCCTGTCTACCTGCTCAGCCCACTTCATGGTGGTTGCCCTCTTCTTTGGGCCATGTATCTTCCTCTACACTCACCCAGACACCAACTTCTCCAGTGACAAGGTGGTATCTGTCTTCTACACGATGGTCACCCCTGTGCTGAATCCCCTCATTTACACCTTGAGGAATGAGGAAGTAAAAAATGCCATGAAGCGTCTCCGACAGAGGCAAGTTTTTTCCATGAAATCGTGTACATGA